The Immundisolibacter cernigliae genome has a window encoding:
- the hemE gene encoding uroporphyrinogen decarboxylase → MPPLRNDRLLRALRREPVDRTPVWIMRQAGRYLPEYRATRERAGSFLNLMRSPELATEVTLQPLARFDLDAAILFSDILTIPDALGLGLHFVEGEGPRFARPVRSRADIDALRPPDIERALPYVFDTVRMLRRELAGRVPLIGFAGSPWTLACYMVEGGGSDDFRLIKGLSYTDPAALHRLLALLAESVADYLTAQAAAGAQALMLFDTWGGVLSTPGYREFSLAYQARVTELLKSRPATRQLPLIVFTKGAGRWLAEQAQIGCAALGVDWTQELGDVRQATGGRVALQGNLDPIALFGPPERIRAEVARILQSYGAGPGHVFNLGHGVLQQTDPDHVAVLVDAVHELSAPYHA, encoded by the coding sequence CTGCCGCCGCTGCGCAACGACCGCCTGCTGCGCGCCCTGCGCCGTGAGCCGGTGGACCGCACGCCGGTGTGGATCATGCGCCAGGCCGGGCGCTACCTGCCGGAATACCGCGCCACGCGCGAGCGGGCCGGCAGTTTTCTGAACCTGATGCGCAGCCCGGAGCTGGCTACCGAAGTCACGCTGCAGCCGCTGGCGCGCTTCGATCTGGACGCCGCCATCCTGTTCTCGGACATCCTGACCATCCCCGACGCACTGGGTCTTGGCCTGCATTTCGTGGAAGGCGAGGGGCCGCGCTTCGCGCGGCCGGTCCGAAGCCGCGCCGACATCGACGCGCTGCGCCCGCCGGACATCGAGCGCGCGCTGCCCTATGTGTTCGACACGGTGCGCATGCTGCGCCGCGAGCTGGCCGGCCGGGTGCCGCTGATCGGCTTTGCCGGCAGCCCGTGGACGCTGGCCTGCTACATGGTGGAAGGCGGCGGCAGCGACGATTTCCGGCTCATCAAGGGCCTGTCCTACACCGATCCTGCGGCCCTGCATCGGCTGCTCGCGCTGCTGGCCGAATCGGTGGCCGATTACCTTACCGCGCAGGCGGCGGCCGGTGCCCAAGCGCTGATGCTGTTCGACACCTGGGGCGGCGTGCTGAGCACGCCCGGTTACCGCGAGTTCTCGCTGGCCTACCAGGCGCGCGTGACCGAGCTGCTCAAATCCCGGCCGGCGACACGGCAGCTGCCGCTGATCGTGTTCACCAAGGGCGCCGGCCGCTGGCTGGCCGAACAGGCGCAGATCGGCTGCGCGGCGCTGGGCGTCGACTGGACGCAAGAGCTCGGCGACGTACGCCAGGCCACCGGCGGCCGGGTCGCGCTGCAGGGCAATCTGGACCCGATTGCGCTGTTCGGTCCACCGGAGCGCATTCGGGCCGAGGTGGCGCGCATTCTGCAAAGTTATGGCGCCGGCCCGGGGCATGTGTTCAACCTGGGCCACGGCGTGCTGCAGCAGACCGATCCGGATCACGTGGCGGTGCTGGTGGATGCGGTCCACGAGCTGAGCGCGCCGTATCACGCCTGA
- a CDS encoding FAD-dependent oxidoreductase produces the protein MAAAPKPRKNPLQFLDVPRQLDKQPAQQRIQHFHEIYVPFDAATASRQAGRCVDCGNPYCEWQCPVHNFIPDWLKLVQDGKILEAAELSNQTNSLPEICGRICPQDRLCEGACTMNDGLGAVTIGSIEKYITEEAFKLGWKPDLSRVVPTGKKVAVVGAGPAGLACADVLARAGVQAVVFDRYPEIGGLLTFGIPGFKLEKTVVQRRRAIFEGMGIEFRLGVEIGRDIEFESLLADYDAVFLGMGTYKFVQGGFAGEDLPGVTAALPYLVANANRQLGFERNPADFIDMAGKRVVVLGGGDTAMDCNRTAIRQGAAQVSCAYRRDERNMPGSRTEVGNAKDEGVQFLWNRQPLEIVAGPDGRACGVKMVTTELGPPDAKGRRQPQPIPGSEEVIPADAVIIAFGFRPNPPAWFDQFGIATDNNGRVHAPAKAPIAHQTANPKVFAGGDMVRGADLVVTAVYDGRQAAEGILQHLGV, from the coding sequence ATGGCTGCTGCCCCCAAGCCCCGCAAGAATCCGCTGCAGTTCCTGGACGTGCCGCGCCAGCTCGACAAGCAGCCGGCGCAGCAGCGCATCCAGCACTTTCACGAGATTTACGTGCCCTTCGACGCCGCCACTGCCAGCCGTCAGGCGGGCCGTTGCGTGGATTGCGGCAACCCGTACTGCGAGTGGCAGTGCCCGGTGCACAACTTCATCCCGGACTGGCTGAAGCTGGTCCAGGACGGCAAGATCCTGGAAGCCGCCGAACTGTCCAACCAGACCAACTCGCTACCGGAAATCTGCGGCCGCATCTGCCCGCAGGACCGTCTGTGCGAGGGCGCCTGCACCATGAACGACGGCCTGGGCGCCGTGACCATCGGCTCGATCGAGAAATACATCACCGAGGAAGCCTTCAAGCTCGGCTGGAAGCCCGACCTGTCGCGGGTAGTGCCCACCGGCAAAAAGGTCGCCGTGGTCGGCGCCGGGCCGGCCGGACTCGCCTGTGCCGACGTGCTGGCGCGGGCCGGCGTGCAAGCGGTGGTGTTCGACCGCTATCCGGAAATCGGCGGCCTGCTCACCTTCGGCATCCCTGGTTTCAAGCTGGAAAAGACCGTCGTGCAGCGGCGGCGGGCGATCTTCGAGGGGATGGGTATCGAGTTTCGTCTGGGCGTCGAAATCGGCCGCGACATCGAATTCGAAAGCCTGCTGGCCGACTACGACGCCGTGTTCCTGGGCATGGGCACCTACAAGTTCGTACAGGGCGGCTTTGCCGGCGAGGACCTGCCGGGCGTCACCGCGGCGCTGCCCTATCTGGTCGCCAACGCCAATCGCCAGCTCGGTTTCGAGCGCAATCCGGCCGATTTCATCGACATGGCCGGCAAGCGGGTGGTGGTGCTGGGCGGCGGCGACACGGCCATGGACTGCAACCGCACCGCCATCCGTCAGGGCGCCGCGCAGGTCAGCTGCGCCTACCGGCGCGACGAGCGCAACATGCCCGGCTCCCGCACCGAGGTCGGCAATGCCAAGGACGAGGGCGTGCAGTTCCTGTGGAATCGCCAGCCGCTGGAGATCGTCGCCGGCCCGGATGGCCGCGCCTGTGGCGTGAAGATGGTCACCACCGAACTTGGCCCGCCGGACGCCAAGGGCCGGCGCCAGCCGCAGCCCATCCCCGGCAGCGAGGAAGTGATCCCGGCCGACGCCGTGATCATCGCCTTCGGCTTTCGGCCGAACCCGCCGGCCTGGTTCGACCAGTTCGGCATCGCCACCGACAACAACGGCCGCGTCCACGCCCCGGCCAAGGCGCCGATCGCGCACCAGACCGCCAATCCGAAAGTATTCGCCGGTGGCGACATGGTGCGCGGCGCCGATCTGGTGGTCACGGCGGTTTACGACGGTCGCCAGGCCGCCGAGGGCATCCTGCAGCACCTCGGCGTTTAG
- the gltB gene encoding glutamate synthase large subunit — protein MSTKPDLSDTLYRERFERDNCGFGLIAHMDGEASHGLVTTAIQSLARMTHRGAIAADGKTGDGCGLLIRKPDEFLRAVASTAGMGIGENYAVGSVFLNRDPALAQEARQVLAAELACEGLGIAGWRQVPVNPEACGEQALAMLPGIEHVFVTAPRTLTDEDFNRRLYFARRRAEKRIEPGDPEFYVTSLSCHVIVYKGLVMPDRLPQFYPDLGDPRFASSVCVYHQRFSTNTWPRWQLAQPFRYLAHNGEINTVQGNRYWAMARGHKFASPLFPEVEDILPLVSTWGSDSMSLDNMLDALLSGGMDVFRAMRLMIPPAWLHVPGMDPDLRAFYEYHGMIMEPWDGPAGIVLTDGRYAACTMDRNGLRPARWVVTRDRIITLASEIGVRDYAPEDVVASGRLMPGQMIAADTETGELLLPSDIDERLKRRQPYRRWLQRHVRRLDDMENGGFQAEALTGDDLKAQQKLFGLSYEERERILRVLAVDGQEAVGSMGDDAPMAVLSEQPRSLYDYFRQSFAQVTNPPIDPLRETIVMSLSTGFGRNHNVFEETPDHARRLVTASPVLSRESFERLLKVDDADYPNVVIDLSYPRPDAGYTGLKMAIERICAEAEAAVRAGKVIIVLSDRAASSQRLPVPAAMATGAVHHHLTRLELRSDANLVIETATVRDPHHFAVLLGLGATAIYPYLAYASVADMLGVDGAERGCANFAAGINKGLLKIMSKMGISILPSYRGAQLFEAIGLHDEVTSLCFEGVVSRLQGATFDDLEADLKILADAAESSRKPLFQGGLFNYVHGGEYHAFNPDVVTALITCARTGDYEDYKTFARMVNERPVATLRDLLDLRPGKPIPIDQVEPIEAITARFDCAGMSLGALGPEAHEALAIAMNRLGGRSNSGEGGEDPARYGTERTSKIKQVASGRFGVTPHYLVNAEVLQIKIAQGAKPGEGGQLPANKVDELIARLRCTMPGVPLISPPPHHDIYSIEDLAQLIFDLKQVNPQALVSVKLVAQAGVGTVAAGVAKAYADLITISGYDGGTGASPLTSVKYAGIPFEIGLAETHQALLANKLREKVRLQTDGGLKTGLDVIKAAMLGAESFGFGTAPMIALGCKYLRICHLNNCATGIATQNEELRQKHFVGLPEMVENYLRFVAQETRELLAALGLRSMEDLIGRTDLLQPRAGTTSKQQHLDLKPLLTGHGLAVDGKHFCTAACNDPYDKGELAEQMVADALDAIEHARGGIFHYEISNTHRSIGARLSGEIARRWGNHGMAHAPITLKLRGHAGQSLGVWNAGGLNLLLEGDANDYVGKGMAGGKIVLSLPRASRLQSHLTTIIGNTCLYGATGGKLLAAGQAGERFAVRNSGAIAVVEGVGDHACEYMTGGVVVVLGPTGVNFGAGMTGGMAFVYDPDNRLPERYNPELVELHRINTEDTAICVGFLRGLLREFAEETQSEWGRHILDNLPDLRGRFWLVKPQASELAGLLDAVRAPR, from the coding sequence GTGAGCACGAAACCCGATCTATCCGACACGCTGTACCGCGAGCGCTTCGAGCGCGACAACTGCGGTTTCGGCCTGATCGCCCACATGGACGGGGAAGCGTCGCACGGGCTGGTGACGACCGCCATCCAGTCCCTGGCGCGCATGACGCACCGTGGCGCGATCGCCGCCGACGGCAAGACGGGCGACGGTTGCGGGCTGCTGATTCGCAAACCGGATGAGTTCCTGCGCGCCGTGGCGTCGACAGCGGGCATGGGCATCGGAGAGAACTACGCCGTCGGGTCGGTGTTTCTGAACCGCGATCCGGCGCTGGCGCAGGAAGCGCGCCAGGTGCTGGCGGCCGAACTTGCCTGCGAGGGACTCGGAATTGCCGGCTGGCGGCAAGTGCCGGTGAATCCGGAGGCCTGCGGCGAGCAGGCGCTGGCCATGCTGCCGGGCATCGAGCACGTGTTCGTGACGGCGCCGCGCACGCTGACCGACGAGGACTTCAACCGGCGCCTGTACTTCGCCCGCCGGCGCGCCGAGAAGCGCATCGAACCGGGGGATCCGGAGTTCTACGTCACCAGCCTGTCGTGTCACGTCATCGTCTACAAGGGCCTGGTGATGCCCGACCGGCTGCCGCAGTTCTACCCGGACCTGGGCGACCCGCGCTTCGCCTCGTCGGTGTGCGTCTACCACCAGCGCTTTTCGACCAACACCTGGCCGCGCTGGCAGCTGGCCCAGCCGTTTCGTTATCTGGCTCACAACGGCGAGATCAACACCGTGCAGGGCAACCGCTACTGGGCCATGGCGCGCGGGCACAAGTTCGCCAGCCCGCTGTTCCCGGAAGTCGAGGACATCCTGCCGCTGGTGTCGACCTGGGGTTCGGACTCGATGAGCCTGGACAACATGCTCGACGCGCTGCTGTCGGGCGGCATGGACGTGTTCCGCGCCATGCGCCTGATGATCCCGCCGGCCTGGCTGCACGTGCCGGGCATGGACCCGGACCTGCGGGCGTTCTACGAATACCACGGCATGATCATGGAGCCGTGGGACGGGCCGGCCGGCATCGTGCTGACCGACGGTCGTTATGCCGCCTGCACCATGGACCGCAACGGCCTGCGCCCGGCGCGCTGGGTGGTGACGCGCGACCGCATCATCACCCTGGCGTCCGAGATCGGCGTGCGCGACTACGCTCCCGAGGACGTGGTGGCCAGCGGGCGCCTGATGCCCGGTCAGATGATTGCCGCCGATACGGAAACCGGCGAACTGCTGCTGCCGTCCGATATCGACGAGCGGCTGAAGCGTCGCCAGCCCTACCGGCGCTGGCTGCAACGGCACGTGCGCCGCCTGGACGACATGGAAAACGGCGGCTTTCAGGCCGAGGCCCTGACCGGCGATGACCTGAAGGCCCAGCAGAAGCTGTTCGGCCTCAGCTACGAGGAACGCGAGCGGATCCTGCGCGTGCTGGCCGTGGACGGCCAGGAGGCGGTCGGTTCGATGGGCGACGACGCGCCGATGGCCGTGCTGTCCGAGCAGCCGCGTTCGCTGTACGACTATTTCCGCCAGTCCTTTGCGCAGGTCACCAATCCGCCGATCGACCCGCTGCGCGAGACCATCGTGATGTCGCTGAGCACCGGTTTCGGGCGCAACCATAACGTGTTCGAGGAAACCCCGGATCACGCCCGACGGCTGGTCACGGCCAGTCCGGTGCTCAGCCGCGAGAGTTTCGAGCGGCTGCTCAAGGTGGACGATGCGGATTACCCGAACGTGGTGATCGACCTGTCCTATCCGCGTCCGGATGCCGGCTACACGGGCCTGAAAATGGCCATCGAGCGCATCTGCGCCGAGGCCGAGGCAGCGGTGCGTGCCGGCAAGGTCATCATCGTGCTCAGCGACCGCGCGGCGTCCTCGCAGCGCCTGCCGGTGCCGGCGGCGATGGCCACCGGCGCCGTGCACCACCACCTGACGCGCCTGGAACTGCGCTCGGACGCCAACCTGGTGATCGAAACCGCAACCGTGCGCGATCCGCATCACTTCGCGGTGCTGCTGGGGCTGGGTGCAACGGCGATTTATCCGTACCTGGCTTACGCCAGCGTTGCCGACATGCTGGGCGTGGACGGCGCCGAGCGCGGCTGCGCCAATTTCGCCGCCGGCATCAACAAGGGCCTGCTCAAGATCATGTCCAAGATGGGCATCTCGATCCTGCCCAGCTACCGTGGCGCGCAGCTGTTCGAGGCCATCGGCCTGCACGACGAGGTCACCAGCCTGTGCTTCGAGGGCGTGGTCAGCCGCCTGCAGGGCGCGACTTTCGACGATCTCGAAGCCGACCTGAAAATACTGGCAGATGCTGCAGAAAGCAGCCGCAAGCCCTTGTTTCAGGGCGGGTTGTTCAACTATGTTCACGGCGGCGAGTACCACGCTTTCAACCCGGACGTGGTGACCGCGCTGATTACCTGCGCGCGCACTGGCGACTACGAGGATTACAAGACCTTCGCGCGCATGGTCAACGAGCGCCCGGTGGCGACGCTGCGCGACCTGCTGGACCTGCGCCCCGGCAAGCCCATCCCGATCGACCAGGTGGAACCGATCGAAGCCATCACGGCCCGTTTCGACTGCGCCGGCATGTCGCTGGGCGCCCTGGGGCCGGAAGCGCACGAGGCGCTGGCGATCGCCATGAACCGTCTGGGCGGGCGCTCCAATTCCGGCGAGGGCGGCGAGGATCCGGCCCGCTACGGCACCGAGCGCACCTCCAAGATCAAGCAGGTGGCCTCCGGGCGCTTTGGCGTGACGCCGCATTACCTGGTCAACGCCGAGGTCCTGCAGATCAAGATCGCGCAGGGCGCCAAGCCCGGTGAGGGCGGCCAGCTGCCGGCCAACAAGGTGGACGAGCTGATCGCCCGCCTGCGCTGCACCATGCCCGGCGTGCCGCTGATTTCGCCGCCGCCGCATCACGATATTTACTCGATCGAGGACCTGGCGCAGCTCATTTTCGACCTCAAGCAGGTCAATCCGCAGGCGCTGGTGTCGGTCAAGCTGGTGGCACAGGCCGGCGTCGGCACGGTGGCGGCCGGTGTGGCCAAGGCCTACGCCGACCTGATCACCATCTCCGGTTACGACGGCGGCACCGGCGCCAGCCCGCTGACCTCGGTCAAGTACGCCGGCATCCCGTTCGAGATCGGGCTGGCCGAGACGCACCAGGCGCTGCTGGCCAACAAGCTGCGCGAGAAGGTGCGCCTGCAGACCGACGGCGGCCTCAAGACCGGTCTGGACGTCATCAAGGCGGCCATGCTGGGTGCCGAGAGCTTCGGTTTCGGCACCGCGCCGATGATCGCGCTGGGCTGCAAATACCTGCGCATCTGTCACCTGAACAACTGCGCCACCGGTATCGCCACGCAGAACGAGGAGCTGCGCCAGAAGCACTTCGTCGGCCTGCCGGAAATGGTCGAGAACTACCTGCGCTTCGTGGCCCAGGAAACGCGCGAGCTGCTGGCGGCGCTGGGCCTGCGCAGCATGGAAGACCTGATCGGGCGCACGGATCTGCTGCAGCCGCGCGCCGGCACCACCAGCAAGCAGCAGCACCTGGACCTGAAGCCCCTGCTGACCGGCCACGGCCTGGCAGTGGACGGCAAGCACTTCTGCACCGCCGCCTGCAACGATCCCTACGACAAGGGCGAGCTGGCCGAGCAGATGGTGGCGGACGCCTTGGACGCCATCGAGCACGCCCGTGGCGGCATCTTCCACTACGAGATCAGCAACACGCACCGCTCGATCGGCGCCCGGCTGTCGGGCGAGATCGCCCGCCGCTGGGGCAACCACGGCATGGCGCACGCGCCGATCACCCTGAAGCTGCGCGGCCACGCCGGGCAGAGCTTGGGCGTGTGGAATGCCGGCGGCCTGAACCTGCTGCTGGAGGGCGATGCCAACGACTACGTCGGCAAGGGCATGGCCGGCGGCAAGATCGTGCTGAGCCTGCCGCGTGCCAGCCGCCTTCAATCGCACCTGACCACCATCATCGGCAACACCTGCCTGTACGGCGCCACCGGTGGCAAGCTGCTGGCCGCCGGTCAGGCCGGCGAGCGTTTCGCGGTGCGCAACTCGGGCGCCATCGCGGTGGTCGAGGGTGTCGGCGATCACGCCTGCGAGTACATGACCGGCGGCGTGGTGGTGGTGCTGGGGCCGACCGGGGTCAACTTTGGCGCCGGCATGACCGGCGGCATGGCCTTCGTGTACGACCCGGACAATCGCCTGCCGGAGCGCTACAACCCCGAGCTGGTGGAACTGCACCGCATCAACACCGAGGACACGGCCATCTGCGTCGGCTTCTTGCGCGGGCTGCTGCGCGAGTTCGCCGAGGAGACGCAAAGCGAATGGGGTCGCCATATCCTGGACAATCTGCCGGACCTGCGCGGGAGGTTCTGGCTGGTCAAGCCGCAGGCCAGCGAGCTGGCCGGTCTGCTCGACGCCGTGCGCGCGCCGCGCTGA
- a CDS encoding superoxide dismutase: MTHELPPLPYAIDALAPHISAETLEFHHGKHHKTYVDNLNKLIPGTEFENLSLEDIVRKSSGGIFNNAAQIWNHTFYWNCLAPKAGGKPTGALAAAIDTAFGSFDTFKEKFSQTAITTFGSGWGWLVKNAAGGVELVSTSNAGCPLTAGQTPLLTCDVWEHAYYIDYRNARPKYVESFWNLVNWDFVARNFG, from the coding sequence ATGACCCACGAACTGCCCCCCCTGCCCTACGCCATCGACGCCCTGGCGCCACACATTTCGGCCGAAACCCTGGAGTTTCACCACGGCAAGCACCACAAGACCTACGTCGACAACCTGAACAAGCTGATCCCGGGCACCGAGTTCGAGAACCTGTCCCTGGAAGACATCGTGCGCAAGTCCAGCGGCGGCATCTTCAACAATGCCGCGCAGATCTGGAACCACACCTTCTACTGGAACTGCCTGGCGCCCAAGGCCGGCGGCAAGCCGACCGGCGCCCTCGCGGCTGCCATCGACACGGCCTTCGGCTCGTTCGACACCTTCAAGGAAAAGTTCAGCCAGACCGCCATCACCACCTTTGGCTCGGGCTGGGGCTGGCTGGTGAAGAACGCCGCCGGCGGTGTGGAACTGGTCAGCACCAGCAACGCCGGCTGCCCGCTGACCGCCGGGCAGACGCCGCTGCTGACCTGCGACGTGTGGGAGCACGCCTACTACATCGACTACCGCAATGCGCGGCCGAAGTATGTGGAGTCGTTCTGGAACCTGGTGAACTGGGACTTCGTGGCGCGCAACTTCGGTTGA
- a CDS encoding disulfide bond formation protein B yields the protein MPIPSPRQWFALGAAACAGLLGFGYYLQFVQNLEPCPLCILQRLAFMALGLSFLIGALIGPGRIGTRSVAGMGLLFADLGAAIAGRQVWLQSLPVDQVPACGPGLDYMIENFPLLKTLSMVLRGSGECAENAWQLLGLGIAAWALVWFALLGALSIYLLLRPGRPAA from the coding sequence TTGCCCATCCCAAGTCCCCGTCAATGGTTCGCGCTTGGTGCAGCAGCCTGCGCCGGCCTGCTCGGCTTCGGTTACTACCTGCAGTTCGTGCAGAACCTGGAACCGTGCCCGCTGTGCATCCTGCAGCGGCTGGCGTTCATGGCGCTGGGTCTGAGCTTTCTGATCGGCGCGCTGATCGGTCCTGGCCGCATCGGCACCCGCAGTGTGGCGGGCATGGGCCTGCTGTTCGCGGATCTGGGCGCTGCCATCGCCGGTCGCCAGGTGTGGCTGCAATCCCTGCCGGTCGATCAGGTGCCGGCCTGCGGGCCGGGCCTGGATTACATGATCGAGAACTTCCCGCTGCTGAAAACCCTGTCGATGGTCCTGCGCGGCTCCGGCGAGTGCGCCGAAAACGCCTGGCAGCTCCTGGGCCTTGGCATCGCCGCCTGGGCGCTGGTGTGGTTCGCGTTGCTGGGCGCGCTGTCGATTTACTTGCTGCTGCGCCCTGGCCGCCCGGCGGCCTGA
- a CDS encoding amidohydrolase family protein, producing the protein MKIDCFTHVMPKPYIERFSAAVKDFYLGDLPAKIPEMVDLAPRIAMMDRLGIDQQVLTIATPPIEEVVSDPKLAAELATVANDAIAEMAAKRPDRFMAVGTIAMNNMDAALREAERAVTQLGMKGILIYTNCQGRAIDAAEFMPFYELMAKLDLPIWLHPARTPMRPDYVDEDRSQYAMWQIFGWPFETSMAMTRLIFSGVLDRHPDLKIITHHAGAMIPYFDKRIEYVYPLFQSLGQMGDALERLQKPLIEYYRMFYNDTAVMGSVGGMHAAYAFFGADKLLFGTDTPFDTKGGSLFTSETVFSIEALAIPPAEKAAIYAGNLKRLLKL; encoded by the coding sequence ATGAAGATCGACTGTTTCACCCACGTCATGCCCAAGCCCTACATCGAGCGCTTCAGCGCGGCGGTGAAGGACTTCTACCTGGGCGATCTGCCGGCGAAGATCCCGGAGATGGTCGATCTGGCGCCGCGCATCGCCATGATGGATCGTCTGGGCATCGACCAGCAGGTGCTGACCATCGCCACGCCGCCGATCGAGGAAGTGGTCAGCGATCCGAAGCTGGCTGCCGAGCTGGCCACGGTGGCCAACGACGCCATTGCCGAGATGGCGGCCAAGCGGCCGGATCGGTTCATGGCCGTCGGCACGATTGCCATGAACAACATGGACGCCGCCCTGCGCGAGGCCGAACGGGCCGTCACGCAGCTGGGCATGAAGGGCATTCTGATCTATACCAACTGCCAGGGTCGGGCCATCGACGCGGCCGAGTTCATGCCGTTCTATGAGCTGATGGCCAAGCTCGACCTGCCGATCTGGCTGCACCCGGCGCGCACGCCCATGCGCCCGGACTACGTGGACGAGGACCGCTCGCAGTACGCCATGTGGCAGATCTTCGGCTGGCCGTTCGAGACCAGCATGGCCATGACGCGGCTGATCTTTTCCGGCGTGCTGGACCGCCACCCGGACCTGAAGATCATCACCCACCACGCCGGGGCGATGATTCCCTACTTCGACAAGCGCATCGAGTACGTGTACCCGCTGTTTCAGTCGCTGGGCCAGATGGGCGACGCGCTCGAGCGCCTGCAAAAGCCGCTGATCGAGTACTACCGCATGTTCTACAACGACACGGCAGTGATGGGATCGGTCGGTGGCATGCACGCGGCATACGCGTTCTTTGGCGCCGACAAGCTGCTGTTTGGCACCGACACGCCCTTCGATACCAAGGGCGGCTCGCTGTTCACCAGCGAGACGGTGTTCAGCATCGAGGCACTGGCCATCCCGCCGGCCGAGAAGGCGGCGATTTACGCCGGCAACCTCAAGCGTTTGCTCAAGCTGTAG
- a CDS encoding amidohydrolase family protein has product MSETNYQGPLLSADSHVVEPRDLWVKRMDSKWRDRAPRIESLDGLGDCMLVDGLKPRPLAFEGPMIEFKARGVEIPKITDFRYEDTRPGGWDPDARMQDQDMDGVSGEVIYPGVGLFVCETPDAEYEYAVCRTYNDWLAEFCAAHPTRLKGAAMLPGKGPIEWAVAEAERAIGKLGLAAVMLPATNTAQPYNQPVWDALWARLEEMRVVATFHLGGTSFPAHIRGPGASGSLVCGGKFQQLAEPLNLVIWGGAPMRFPNMKWSLVEGGIGWIAAVLDLMDHWWNDHKGWMKPRLEETPSTYFHRNFFATFEDDRAGVRTRDIIGIDNIMWGSDYPHTEGVWPFSRRQVGRDFADCPADQTRKIVYENVARVFGFPIAA; this is encoded by the coding sequence ATGTCCGAAACCAATTACCAGGGCCCCCTGCTGTCGGCCGACTCGCATGTCGTGGAGCCGCGCGACCTGTGGGTCAAGCGCATGGACAGCAAATGGCGCGACCGCGCGCCGCGGATCGAATCCCTCGATGGCCTTGGCGACTGCATGCTGGTGGACGGCCTCAAGCCTCGTCCGCTGGCTTTCGAAGGGCCGATGATCGAATTCAAGGCGCGCGGCGTCGAGATTCCCAAGATCACTGATTTTCGCTACGAGGACACCCGTCCCGGCGGCTGGGATCCGGACGCCCGCATGCAGGATCAGGACATGGACGGCGTCAGCGGCGAGGTGATCTACCCCGGCGTTGGCCTGTTCGTGTGCGAGACGCCGGACGCCGAGTACGAATACGCCGTCTGCCGCACCTACAACGATTGGCTGGCCGAGTTCTGCGCGGCGCATCCGACGCGCCTGAAAGGCGCTGCCATGCTGCCTGGCAAGGGGCCGATCGAGTGGGCCGTGGCCGAGGCCGAGCGGGCGATCGGCAAACTGGGCCTGGCGGCCGTGATGTTGCCTGCCACCAATACCGCCCAGCCTTACAACCAGCCGGTGTGGGATGCGCTGTGGGCGCGGCTGGAGGAGATGCGCGTGGTGGCCACCTTTCACCTTGGCGGAACGAGCTTTCCGGCGCATATCCGCGGCCCCGGTGCCAGCGGCTCGCTGGTCTGCGGCGGCAAGTTTCAGCAGCTGGCCGAGCCGCTGAATCTGGTCATCTGGGGCGGCGCGCCGATGCGCTTTCCGAACATGAAATGGTCCCTGGTCGAGGGCGGCATCGGCTGGATCGCCGCTGTGCTCGACCTGATGGACCACTGGTGGAACGACCACAAGGGCTGGATGAAGCCGCGGCTGGAAGAAACGCCCAGCACCTATTTCCACCGCAATTTCTTCGCGACCTTCGAGGACGACCGGGCCGGCGTGCGCACGCGCGACATCATCGGCATCGACAACATCATGTGGGGCTCGGACTACCCGCACACCGAGGGCGTGTGGCCGTTCTCGCGCCGCCAGGTGGGGCGTGACTTCGCCGACTGCCCGGCCGACCAGACGCGCAAGATCGTCTACGAGAACGTGGCGCGGGTGTTCGGGTTTCCGATCGCGGCCTGA